The following proteins are co-located in the Gammaproteobacteria bacterium genome:
- a CDS encoding GntR family transcriptional regulator has translation MNRTNLNILDMKVAPLRVKVAHMLREEITSGRLPLGSQISEQSIAEDLQISRTPVREAIMSLAVEGLVDVRPQSGTYVFGPDPDEIVSICQMRLVLESAALKILAKSDHKEIFVQTLVDNVRQAAKALSVNLEECHQLDTAFHRALIEASENPFLIQSYHGISNRLHALRQLLPFTKTRLNAALKQHRQLIAAIKQNDIKGAQSIIEEHIANVEAMLLERLDKPRGSHTVIRSRGSKRA, from the coding sequence GTGAATCGAACGAATTTAAACATTCTGGACATGAAAGTGGCGCCGCTGAGGGTGAAGGTGGCGCATATGCTCCGTGAGGAGATCACCTCGGGGCGACTTCCGCTTGGATCTCAGATTTCCGAGCAAAGCATAGCGGAAGACCTGCAGATCAGCCGGACTCCCGTACGGGAAGCGATCATGTCGCTTGCCGTCGAGGGGCTCGTGGATGTCAGGCCCCAGTCCGGCACCTACGTTTTTGGCCCCGACCCCGATGAAATCGTGTCGATCTGCCAGATGCGTCTCGTGTTGGAATCGGCGGCTCTCAAGATTCTGGCGAAATCCGACCACAAGGAAATTTTCGTTCAGACATTGGTCGACAACGTGAGACAGGCCGCCAAGGCGCTCAGCGTCAATCTCGAAGAGTGTCATCAACTGGACACCGCTTTTCACCGCGCACTGATCGAGGCGAGCGAGAATCCTTTCCTTATTCAGTCCTATCACGGCATTTCCAACAGATTGCATGCTCTAAGGCAACTGTTGCCGTTCACGAAGACCCGGTTGAATGCCGCGCTGAAACAGCATCGTCAATTGATTGCGGCCATCAAGCAAAACGACATAAAGGGCGCGCAGTCGATTATTGAAGAGCATATTGCCAACGTCGAGGCCATGCTCCTTGAAAGGCTCGACAAGCCCAGGGGCAGTCACACGGTGATTCGCTCGCGCGGTTCCAAGCGCGCTTAG
- a CDS encoding PQQ-dependent dehydrogenase, methanol/ethanol family yields MKISSGICSSALPILFAAAAGLSVSACGEGRESTAPLDDRDPSTVVDGNWPNTGRNFSEDRFSPLDQISHSNVSELGLAWRMPVATATNLKGTPIAVNGSLFVTDGWGVVSKVDGASGELIWRYAPEPDHSAVRGACCTVLNRGPTSSDGKVFAAAFDGQLFALDMESGEEIWKVDTIDGEGLYSSSGAPRIAGENVLIGNAGAEFAVRGYVSAYNKDTGELAWRFYTVPGNPGDGFENAAMEMAAGTWNGAWWENGGGGTVWDSMSYDPELDLVYIGVGNGSPWNRETRSPGGGDNLFLSSIVALNATTGDYVWHYQTTPGDSWDFTATSPMVLTDIEIDGQLRQVIMQSPKNGFFYVLDRRSGELLSADPIATVNWASHVDMETGRPVEHPNARFIEEPFLGIPGPSGHRNWHGMSFHRPSGLMFMAVNETAFLFTQTDDIVEVQGRFRQDLGYRPWQDLASILEERGVTLEGQYLLAWDPVARKEAWRASRNPPRGGSVLSTAGELVFQSDRSGEFAAYHARTGERLWSASLNTGAVGGPISYEVDGRQYIAILGGHAHPGYNMARNAALFAFSLGGDRPLPARIEWPVDNYEAVTLTAEQSAMVGLGDRLYHAHCLHCHGPNAASGGNVSDLRYSHISIFDIWTEIVLDGTLESNGMPAHADVLTQEESDAIKYYVQDQANLRKVALSGADD; encoded by the coding sequence GTGAAGATTTCATCAGGCATTTGCAGTAGTGCATTGCCGATACTGTTCGCGGCAGCGGCGGGACTGTCTGTTTCAGCCTGCGGCGAAGGCCGCGAATCGACTGCCCCGCTCGATGACCGGGATCCTTCAACGGTGGTCGACGGGAATTGGCCGAATACCGGACGAAATTTCAGCGAGGACCGGTTTTCCCCGCTGGATCAGATATCACACTCCAATGTCTCCGAATTGGGACTCGCCTGGCGCATGCCGGTCGCTACGGCAACGAACCTCAAGGGCACTCCGATCGCGGTGAACGGATCCCTTTTCGTCACCGACGGATGGGGTGTCGTGAGCAAGGTTGACGGCGCCTCCGGAGAGCTGATCTGGAGATACGCCCCCGAGCCCGATCACAGTGCGGTGCGGGGAGCCTGCTGCACCGTCCTGAACAGGGGTCCCACGAGTTCGGACGGCAAGGTCTTCGCGGCCGCTTTCGATGGTCAGCTTTTCGCTCTGGACATGGAGAGCGGTGAGGAGATCTGGAAAGTGGACACGATAGACGGCGAAGGGCTCTATTCAAGCTCGGGGGCGCCGCGTATTGCCGGAGAAAACGTCCTTATCGGGAACGCCGGCGCCGAGTTCGCTGTCCGGGGTTATGTGTCGGCCTACAACAAGGACACGGGCGAACTGGCCTGGCGCTTTTACACGGTACCCGGGAACCCGGGAGACGGGTTCGAGAATGCCGCCATGGAAATGGCTGCCGGCACCTGGAACGGCGCCTGGTGGGAAAACGGCGGCGGTGGAACCGTCTGGGACTCCATGTCCTATGACCCGGAGCTGGATCTTGTCTACATCGGTGTGGGGAACGGGTCTCCATGGAATCGGGAGACCCGCAGCCCGGGTGGGGGCGACAATCTTTTCCTCTCGTCCATCGTTGCGCTCAATGCGACGACCGGGGACTACGTCTGGCACTACCAGACCACGCCAGGCGATTCCTGGGACTTTACCGCTACCTCGCCCATGGTCCTGACCGATATCGAGATTGATGGCCAGTTGCGCCAGGTCATCATGCAGTCGCCGAAAAACGGCTTCTTTTATGTGCTGGATCGCCGTTCCGGCGAACTCCTGTCGGCGGACCCGATTGCCACCGTGAACTGGGCCTCGCATGTTGACATGGAGACCGGTCGCCCCGTCGAACACCCCAATGCAAGATTCATCGAAGAACCGTTCCTGGGCATCCCGGGGCCGAGTGGCCACCGGAATTGGCACGGCATGTCTTTTCACCGGCCTTCCGGGCTGATGTTCATGGCGGTAAACGAAACGGCCTTCCTGTTTACCCAGACCGACGACATCGTTGAAGTGCAGGGCCGTTTCCGGCAGGACCTGGGATACAGGCCGTGGCAGGATCTGGCTTCGATCCTCGAGGAAAGGGGCGTGACGCTCGAGGGTCAATACCTGCTCGCCTGGGACCCGGTGGCCCGGAAAGAGGCCTGGCGGGCCAGCCGTAATCCGCCGCGCGGCGGCAGCGTTCTTTCAACCGCCGGAGAACTGGTGTTTCAGTCCGATCGATCCGGTGAGTTTGCGGCCTACCATGCAAGGACGGGCGAAAGGCTTTGGTCGGCCTCCCTCAACACGGGCGCCGTCGGCGGGCCGATTTCCTATGAGGTGGACGGTCGGCAATACATAGCCATTCTTGGGGGCCATGCGCATCCAGGCTACAACATGGCTAGAAACGCGGCCCTGTTCGCTTTCAGCTTGGGCGGCGACCGCCCCTTGCCTGCAAGAATCGAATGGCCGGTGGACAACTATGAAGCGGTGACCCTTACCGCGGAGCAGTCAGCAATGGTTGGACTTGGCGACAGGCTGTACCATGCGCACTGCCTGCATTGCCACGGTCCGAATGCCGCAAGTGGCGGCAATGTTTCCGACCTGAGGTACTCGCACATTTCAATCTTTGACATCTGGACGGAAATTGTCCTTGACGGGACGCTTGAATCCAACGGAATGCCCGCGCATGCCGATGTTCTGACGCAGGAAGAGTCCGACGCAATCAAGTACTACGTCCAGGATCAAGCCAACCTCAGAAAAGTTGCCCTTTCCGGCGCCGACGACTGA
- a CDS encoding thioredoxin encodes MGDASQISHLLFVKAECETCQLIEPVIGEAIDAGKAIRILVQDDPAFLGAHSPGDDTLLEESYRWNVETTPTLIALDHDSETGRVDGWDRAGWREMLDLPTLAEDLPEFRPGCGSRSIEPGIYENLVARYGDPGLSARVVRLEDWDDEMESCFDHGWTDGLPVTPPTDARILRMLKGTSRAADEVIGKVPPNLASITVEKAAVNAVMAGCKPEYFPVVLAALEAALEPVFTLHGLLCTTCFSSPIIVVNGPIAKRIGMNWGINALGQGNRANSTIGRALQLIVRNVGGGIPGDLDRSTLGGPGKHTFCFAEDEYTDPDWEPLSVSRGFARGQNTVTLFQGDGVQGIIDWRSNTPEELSKSLAMSLLAVGHVKLAEFTNAMLVLSPEHHAIFRDAGWNRADITASLHDNLKRPGAEIMQGAQGVGEGIDPARAEETVNKFWPEGLLIVRAGGQAGLYSAILCGWTGGRFREESQPVTREIVL; translated from the coding sequence ATGGGCGATGCCTCGCAAATTTCGCACCTCCTGTTCGTCAAGGCGGAGTGCGAGACCTGTCAACTGATCGAGCCGGTCATCGGAGAAGCAATCGATGCCGGCAAGGCGATAAGAATCCTGGTACAGGACGATCCGGCATTTCTCGGCGCGCATTCGCCCGGCGACGATACGTTGCTGGAAGAGTCGTACCGCTGGAACGTGGAGACGACGCCGACTCTGATCGCGCTCGACCACGACAGTGAAACGGGTCGCGTCGATGGCTGGGACAGGGCCGGCTGGCGAGAAATGCTGGACTTGCCGACGCTGGCGGAGGACCTGCCCGAGTTTCGCCCCGGGTGTGGTTCCAGGAGCATCGAGCCCGGAATTTACGAGAATCTGGTCGCAAGGTATGGAGACCCCGGGTTGTCCGCACGGGTCGTTCGCCTAGAGGACTGGGACGACGAAATGGAGTCCTGCTTCGATCACGGTTGGACCGATGGCCTGCCGGTCACGCCACCGACCGATGCGCGCATTCTTCGCATGCTCAAGGGAACGAGCCGTGCAGCCGACGAAGTCATCGGCAAGGTCCCGCCCAACCTGGCGTCGATCACGGTTGAAAAAGCCGCGGTCAACGCGGTCATGGCAGGCTGCAAGCCCGAGTATTTTCCGGTCGTTCTGGCCGCGCTGGAGGCCGCGCTCGAACCCGTCTTCACGCTTCACGGGCTGCTCTGCACAACGTGCTTCTCGTCGCCGATCATCGTCGTCAACGGGCCGATCGCCAAAAGGATCGGGATGAACTGGGGAATCAACGCGCTCGGCCAGGGCAATCGGGCGAATTCGACGATCGGCCGCGCACTGCAGTTGATCGTGCGCAATGTCGGCGGCGGCATACCGGGCGATCTGGATCGCTCGACGCTGGGCGGCCCGGGAAAACACACGTTCTGTTTCGCCGAGGACGAGTACACAGATCCCGATTGGGAACCGCTGTCGGTATCGCGTGGGTTTGCGCGGGGGCAGAACACCGTCACCTTGTTCCAGGGCGACGGGGTGCAGGGGATCATCGACTGGCGCTCCAATACGCCTGAAGAACTCAGCAAGTCGCTGGCCATGTCGTTGCTGGCGGTCGGCCACGTAAAGCTCGCCGAGTTCACGAACGCGATGCTCGTGCTGTCGCCGGAGCATCACGCCATCTTTCGCGATGCGGGATGGAACCGCGCCGACATCACGGCGTCGCTGCACGACAACCTGAAGAGACCCGGGGCCGAGATCATGCAGGGCGCCCAGGGCGTCGGAGAGGGTATCGATCCCGCCCGCGCCGAAGAGACTGTCAATAAGTTCTGGCCCGAAGGTCTGCTGATCGTGCGCGCCGGCGGACAGGCTGGCTTGTACTCGGCGATTCTTTGCGGCTGGACCGGTGGCCGTTTTCGGGAGGAATCTCAGCCCGTCACGAGGGAAATCGTGTTGTGA
- a CDS encoding TonB-dependent receptor — translation MKNQLRFALPMLALLVANPAIAQDAASDDVDGNDAIVEEVVVTGSRIARNPADVAAPLVSVGSDDVLYSNTPDLGQFLQELPQLSSFGGRQSISADERNGSTSSTGLSRANLRGLGTSRTLVLVNGKRHVSGAAGTQAIDLSTIPPILIRSVEVITGGASAVYGSDAVTGVVNIILDDELEGIVFDTNYNRRFENSAGENYRFAIAGGSELADGRGHITASVQYDRQSLMLAPDQPFSNNYQRVNVTDANNVRGDGNPDHVILPNVAEDIIGPFSVFNVFGEYAAALGDTGRWSFTEDGRDIFRLPEPIVAGRYPRPQNLILGDFAEITPALGPRDPYLTIIPSAERFVSTASVKFDVGASFEAYADTKYSKTSGRDVDFPRQIIFARINVADNPYLPESVRARFLAGGVGEVRILDNVLELETSGEWYDRQSSTIVAGLRGDFDAGFSALTLDAYAQYGSTRNEIRRAPQRITPNLGAAIDAVIDPATGRPACRSHVPSAQPAGYRSPASVDAGNCAPLNPFGIGLVSQEALDFVFKPATNLQEVDQAVLGLTFTGDTNRFANLPGGPVYFAGGVEYRDESAAFDWDTLEELGAFGGPASDSSASFDVSEVFAEVSVPVLDTLTLDGAVRYADYSHAGGATAWKVSGNFAPVERFGIRGTYSEAVRAPNLTEAFSPASQMNFLPDDLCDFEFLANETQTVANNCAALGLGPDFDAFDGLTIFGSVSGNENLTPEESESYTFGVVFRPFEGWEFSIDYYSIEITDAIASIGGQDIVNLCLRDETGINNQFCDRIARNPGPGDTPRGVPVGGIIDIASGFVNVAALETSGFDVAGSFFGDASDLTFGMLKTGTMSFNIVYTNVDELSEFPFQNDPSREDVKAGEIGRPKHQFKAALAYSGGLFDVRWELLYIGNQVARNISFDEPDIVSPDDTGTTLYNDVFVSKTLDWFGSETMVYAGINNLFDEEPPIAALELTARNEAANFDQYGRNYVLGARVQF, via the coding sequence ATGAAAAATCAACTGAGATTCGCCCTGCCAATGCTCGCGCTGCTGGTGGCCAATCCCGCGATCGCTCAGGATGCTGCATCGGATGATGTGGACGGAAATGATGCGATCGTGGAGGAGGTGGTCGTTACGGGTTCACGTATTGCCAGAAATCCGGCCGACGTCGCGGCGCCCTTGGTCTCGGTCGGTTCGGACGACGTACTTTATTCCAACACACCGGATCTGGGTCAATTTTTACAGGAATTGCCCCAGCTTTCCAGCTTCGGTGGGCGTCAGTCCATTTCGGCGGACGAACGCAACGGGTCAACCAGCAGTACAGGATTGAGTCGGGCCAATCTGCGCGGTCTGGGCACGTCTCGGACTCTGGTTCTGGTGAATGGCAAGCGGCATGTTTCCGGGGCTGCCGGCACCCAGGCAATCGACCTGTCGACCATTCCTCCTATCCTGATCCGGTCGGTGGAGGTCATCACCGGCGGCGCATCCGCGGTTTACGGATCTGATGCGGTAACCGGTGTGGTGAACATCATCCTCGACGATGAACTGGAAGGCATTGTCTTTGACACCAACTACAACCGCCGATTCGAGAATTCCGCCGGCGAAAACTACCGGTTCGCCATTGCGGGCGGTTCGGAACTGGCGGACGGGCGCGGGCATATCACCGCGTCTGTCCAGTACGACCGGCAAAGCCTCATGTTGGCGCCCGATCAGCCATTCTCGAACAATTATCAGAGGGTGAACGTCACCGACGCCAATAACGTCAGGGGCGACGGCAATCCCGATCACGTGATATTGCCGAATGTAGCCGAAGACATCATAGGCCCCTTCAGTGTTTTCAACGTGTTCGGTGAATATGCCGCGGCATTGGGTGATACCGGGCGCTGGAGCTTTACCGAAGACGGCCGCGACATATTCAGATTGCCTGAACCTATTGTCGCCGGGCGGTATCCGCGTCCCCAGAACCTTATTCTGGGTGACTTCGCCGAAATCACTCCCGCGCTTGGGCCGCGTGATCCGTACCTGACCATTATTCCCTCGGCCGAGCGATTCGTCAGTACTGCAAGCGTAAAGTTTGACGTGGGCGCCAGTTTTGAAGCTTATGCCGACACCAAGTACTCCAAGACTTCCGGCCGCGATGTCGATTTTCCCCGGCAAATCATTTTTGCGCGGATCAATGTTGCGGACAATCCCTACCTTCCGGAATCGGTTCGCGCCCGGTTCCTGGCCGGCGGGGTAGGGGAGGTTCGAATTCTGGACAACGTACTTGAGCTTGAAACTTCCGGGGAGTGGTATGACCGCCAGTCTTCAACCATCGTTGCCGGTCTTCGCGGCGACTTCGATGCAGGATTCTCCGCACTGACGCTTGACGCCTATGCGCAATACGGTTCAACCCGTAATGAGATTCGCCGGGCGCCGCAACGAATCACACCCAACCTGGGCGCGGCCATCGATGCCGTAATCGATCCGGCCACGGGCAGGCCCGCGTGCCGCAGCCATGTGCCGTCCGCGCAGCCTGCCGGCTATCGCAGTCCGGCGAGTGTCGATGCCGGCAATTGCGCGCCCCTGAATCCGTTCGGCATTGGCCTCGTATCGCAGGAAGCGCTCGACTTCGTGTTCAAGCCGGCGACCAACCTCCAGGAGGTCGACCAGGCCGTCCTGGGTCTTACGTTCACGGGCGACACCAATCGCTTTGCCAATCTTCCCGGCGGGCCGGTCTATTTTGCGGGCGGCGTCGAGTATCGGGACGAATCGGCCGCCTTTGACTGGGATACGCTCGAGGAACTCGGGGCTTTTGGAGGCCCCGCTTCGGATTCATCGGCCTCGTTCGATGTATCCGAGGTTTTCGCCGAGGTGAGTGTGCCGGTGCTGGATACTCTGACGCTCGATGGAGCGGTCCGCTACGCGGACTACAGTCATGCCGGCGGAGCGACGGCCTGGAAGGTCAGCGGCAATTTCGCGCCCGTAGAGAGATTCGGTATCCGCGGCACGTACTCCGAGGCCGTGAGAGCGCCGAACCTGACGGAGGCCTTCTCGCCCGCGTCACAGATGAACTTCCTGCCCGACGACTTGTGCGACTTCGAGTTCCTGGCAAACGAAACGCAGACCGTTGCCAACAACTGCGCCGCCCTGGGTCTGGGCCCCGACTTCGATGCCTTTGACGGCTTGACGATTTTCGGATCGGTCAGCGGGAACGAGAATCTGACGCCCGAGGAGTCGGAAAGCTACACCTTCGGCGTTGTCTTCAGGCCATTCGAAGGCTGGGAATTCTCCATTGACTACTACTCGATCGAGATTACCGACGCGATCGCTTCCATTGGCGGGCAGGACATCGTCAATCTTTGTCTGCGCGACGAGACCGGAATCAACAACCAGTTCTGTGACCGTATTGCACGGAACCCGGGACCGGGCGATACGCCGCGCGGCGTTCCAGTCGGCGGCATTATCGACATCGCTTCCGGCTTCGTGAATGTCGCAGCGCTCGAGACCAGCGGTTTCGATGTCGCGGGTTCGTTTTTCGGGGACGCGAGCGATCTGACATTCGGGATGCTCAAGACGGGCACGATGTCCTTCAACATCGTATATACCAATGTGGACGAGCTGTCGGAGTTCCCGTTCCAGAACGATCCGTCCAGGGAAGACGTCAAGGCCGGTGAGATTGGCCGTCCGAAGCATCAATTCAAGGCAGCTCTCGCATACAGCGGAGGCCTGTTTGATGTTCGGTGGGAATTGCTCTATATCGGCAATCAGGTAGCGAGGAACATTTCCTTCGACGAGCCCGACATTGTGTCGCCGGATGACACGGGCACGACCCTTTACAACGATGTGTTCGTTTCGAAGACTCTGGACTGGTTTGGGTCGGAAACCATGGTTTATGCAGGAATCAACAATCTGTTCGATGAGGAACCCCCCATAGCGGCGCTGGAACTCACCGCGCGGAACGAGGCTGCCAACTTTGATCAATACGGCCGCAACTACGTGCTCGGCGCCAGGGTCCAGTTCTAA
- a CDS encoding heme-binding protein: MHVKTGYLTLLGALHLLFPLQPSYAQSLRPTLDSDAAQTIIEACKRKALENDWKMAIAIYDDRATLLAFLRMDGVKTGNVRIALLKAEAAASYGRPTKLWAERAEKNPAYLGLPAFPGFGGGEAIFASDGTLLGGVGVSGSSDSNDAACAQAGILAAELQFQTN, encoded by the coding sequence ATGCACGTGAAAACAGGATACCTGACCTTACTCGGGGCTCTTCACCTGTTGTTTCCGTTGCAGCCCTCATATGCACAGTCACTGCGCCCGACACTGGATTCCGATGCGGCGCAGACCATCATTGAAGCGTGCAAGCGGAAAGCCCTGGAAAACGACTGGAAAATGGCGATCGCCATTTACGACGACAGGGCGACTCTCCTGGCTTTCCTGAGGATGGACGGCGTCAAGACCGGCAACGTCAGGATCGCGCTTCTCAAGGCGGAGGCAGCGGCAAGCTATGGCCGGCCGACGAAACTGTGGGCCGAGCGCGCGGAGAAGAATCCCGCTTACCTGGGGCTGCCCGCCTTTCCCGGATTCGGCGGAGGGGAAGCCATTTTTGCGAGCGATGGGACGTTGCTGGGCGGGGTCGGTGTATCCGGTTCGTCGGACAGCAACGACGCCGCCTGTGCGCAGGCAGGTATTCTGGCGGCTGAATTGCAATTCCAGACAAATTGA
- a CDS encoding methylamine dehydrogenase (amicyanin) light chain has protein sequence MSFVEKLSEKITRQLAQRTSRRSLLGGLGSLLVGGAALPLLPVARVHADQEPGGYEGVAPRPPVSDGEEGSQTSCDYWRYCGIGGPLCACCGGSANACPPGTVMSPLSWIGTCLNPADDVYYIISYNDCCGKPTCKRCLCSPHDPNAKPPIRSQSSRAYLWCMGSGETTFTCSTSNVVGIAVQQK, from the coding sequence ATGTCGTTTGTAGAGAAGCTGTCGGAAAAAATAACACGGCAACTGGCGCAACGCACCTCCCGGCGCAGCCTGCTTGGCGGCCTGGGTTCGCTGCTCGTGGGCGGCGCCGCCCTGCCCCTTTTGCCTGTGGCCAGGGTCCATGCCGACCAGGAGCCCGGGGGCTATGAAGGGGTTGCCCCCAGGCCGCCGGTGAGTGACGGGGAAGAGGGAAGCCAGACGAGCTGCGACTACTGGCGTTACTGCGGCATCGGCGGACCGCTATGCGCATGTTGCGGAGGCAGCGCAAATGCCTGCCCGCCGGGGACCGTCATGTCACCGCTCTCCTGGATCGGAACGTGCCTCAATCCTGCCGACGACGTCTACTACATCATTTCCTACAACGATTGTTGCGGGAAACCCACGTGCAAGAGATGTTTGTGTTCTCCGCATGATCCCAATGCGAAGCCCCCGATCAGGTCGCAGTCGAGCCGGGCCTACCTCTGGTGCATGGGCTCCGGGGAAACGACGTTTACCTGCTCGACCTCGAATGTCGTCGGCATAGCCGTCCAGCAAAAGTAG
- a CDS encoding redoxin domain-containing protein: MTSFLVVSNLILWILVLALGVIAFALARQVGVLFERIAPVGALAMNRKLAGGDVAPTMRLDTIDGGKIEIGKPADAASKDKAQLIFFLAPGCPICKTLLPAIKSIAARERGWLDLVFASDGESRDAHVEFIDRHRIGSYPYVLSQSLGIEFGVSQLPFAVLIDDDGRISGLGLTNSREHLESLIETQVMKVSTIQEHLELVDFGIKAPDSANVRPQ; this comes from the coding sequence ATGACCAGTTTTCTCGTAGTTTCCAATCTGATCCTCTGGATCCTGGTATTGGCGCTCGGCGTCATTGCCTTTGCCCTTGCGCGTCAGGTTGGGGTCCTGTTCGAGCGAATCGCACCGGTGGGCGCGCTCGCGATGAACAGGAAGCTGGCCGGCGGCGATGTCGCTCCGACGATGCGTCTGGACACGATCGACGGAGGAAAAATCGAAATCGGCAAACCCGCCGATGCCGCCAGCAAAGACAAGGCGCAGCTGATATTTTTCCTCGCTCCCGGGTGTCCGATCTGCAAGACCCTGCTGCCGGCCATCAAGTCAATCGCGGCCAGGGAGCGTGGCTGGCTTGACCTTGTGTTCGCCAGCGATGGCGAATCGCGCGACGCGCACGTCGAGTTTATCGACAGGCACAGGATCGGCAGTTACCCGTACGTCTTGTCGCAGTCGCTCGGTATTGAGTTCGGGGTCAGTCAACTGCCGTTCGCGGTACTCATCGATGACGACGGTCGAATCAGCGGACTGGGGCTGACAAATTCGCGCGAGCACCTGGAGAGTCTGATCGAAACGCAAGTGATGAAGGTCTCGACCATACAGGAACACCTGGAACTGGTCGATTTCGGCATCAAGGCGCCCGATAGCGCCAACGTGCGGCCTCAATGA
- a CDS encoding amidohydrolase family protein yields the protein MILSQPEARILLHTPSLAGNSVAVQARRARCLIVGLVFLLVGNPVPAENVAIIHAGTLITPVDGALESTKSRTIVIVGDKVARVEDGFPTPGELGFEDSSSATLIDLKDSYVLPGLIDGHVHLTALPVGNRRLGFVVLSDADRAILGAAAAKRTLLAGFTTVRDLGARGPDSIYALRDGISRGDVAGPRILASGQTITPTGGHIDRSTGFRHGLFEFFTPSGVCDGADECAKAVRRQIRDSAEAIKLTSTGGVLSAASAGVGQQFTSAELESIVDTAHSLGRRVAAHAHGLDGINAALDAGADSIEHGTFLDESSILRFRESGAFLVPTLLAGDTISRWAELEDSPLPAAQKEKALVVGPQMLTATRKAHEAGIRIALGSDSGMDGHGKNCGEFGLLVEAGLSNEEALLASLVNAAENLGMADQIGRIQEGYYADVIATSTDPTKDIDALCSIEMVIKGGVAHPTPR from the coding sequence ATGATCTTGAGTCAGCCGGAAGCCAGAATTCTCCTGCATACCCCGTCTCTGGCCGGTAATTCCGTGGCCGTTCAGGCACGGAGGGCACGGTGTTTGATAGTCGGGTTGGTGTTTCTGCTGGTGGGCAATCCCGTCCCTGCCGAGAATGTCGCCATTATCCATGCGGGCACCTTGATAACTCCCGTCGACGGGGCCCTGGAATCCACCAAATCCAGGACGATCGTGATCGTCGGGGACAAGGTCGCGCGAGTGGAGGATGGTTTTCCCACCCCCGGGGAGTTGGGGTTTGAGGATTCGAGCTCCGCGACACTGATTGATCTCAAGGACAGTTACGTTCTTCCAGGGCTGATAGACGGACATGTCCATCTCACCGCGCTGCCGGTAGGTAACAGGCGCCTGGGCTTTGTGGTTCTTTCGGACGCGGACCGCGCCATTCTTGGCGCGGCGGCCGCCAAGAGGACTCTTTTGGCCGGGTTTACTACGGTTCGCGACCTGGGCGCCCGGGGACCCGATTCGATATATGCGCTGCGTGATGGAATCAGCCGCGGTGACGTTGCCGGTCCAAGAATCCTGGCGTCGGGGCAGACCATTACCCCGACAGGCGGACATATTGACAGGAGTACCGGGTTTCGGCACGGACTTTTCGAATTTTTTACTCCTTCCGGCGTGTGCGACGGTGCGGACGAGTGCGCCAAGGCCGTGCGACGGCAAATCAGAGACTCGGCGGAAGCCATCAAGTTGACATCCACAGGAGGCGTTCTCAGCGCAGCCAGCGCCGGCGTAGGTCAACAGTTCACAAGCGCGGAGCTGGAATCAATAGTCGATACCGCCCATTCCCTGGGGCGAAGGGTTGCGGCCCATGCCCACGGCCTGGACGGAATCAATGCCGCTTTGGACGCGGGCGCCGATTCCATAGAGCACGGCACTTTTCTGGACGAAAGCAGCATTCTTCGCTTCAGGGAGAGTGGCGCCTTTCTGGTCCCGACGCTTCTGGCGGGCGATACCATTTCGCGCTGGGCGGAACTGGAGGATTCTCCCCTTCCCGCAGCTCAAAAGGAAAAGGCCCTTGTCGTGGGTCCTCAGATGCTCACGGCAACCCGCAAGGCGCACGAAGCGGGAATAAGGATTGCCCTGGGTTCGGATTCCGGCATGGACGGTCACGGCAAGAACTGCGGAGAGTTCGGCCTGCTGGTGGAAGCCGGTCTTTCCAACGAGGAGGCCTTGCTGGCCTCTCTGGTCAATGCCGCGGAGAATCTGGGCATGGCGGACCAAATCGGCAGAATCCAGGAGGGATACTACGCAGACGTTATCGCCACCTCGACGGACCCGACGAAAGACATCGATGCGCTCTGCTCGATCGAAATGGTGATCAAGGGCGGGGTTGCCCATCCGACGCCCAGATAG